In Pirellulales bacterium, the following are encoded in one genomic region:
- the wecB gene encoding UDP-N-acetylglucosamine 2-epimerase (non-hydrolyzing), protein MPRRVAVLMGTRPEAVKMAPVAAAVRAHPELEAVVINTGQHREMIQQVIDLFGIAVDDTLEVMRPDQTLAGLSARLLERIDEALAKWQPEFVLAQGDTTTVLCATLASFYRGIPTGHVEAGLRTGNLRSPFPEEANRRLVSRIADLHFAPTAAARDALLAEGTPADRVLLTGNTVIDALHLELQRQQRPEAARSLQSELSELVGVGFGARPLVLVTGHRRENIGRGFDEICTALATLAARFRDVLWVYPVHLNPRVKDVVHARLGELENVRLIAPLPYSQFIALAAASRLILTDSGGVQEEAPTLGKPVLVMRDTTERPEGVAAGAVRLVGAEAATIIAATSELLADEAAYLRMTGIANPYGDGRAADRIAAAAAEFLAR, encoded by the coding sequence ATGCCCCGCCGCGTCGCCGTCTTGATGGGGACTCGTCCCGAGGCCGTGAAAATGGCCCCCGTCGCCGCCGCCGTGCGGGCTCACCCCGAGCTTGAGGCCGTGGTGATCAACACCGGGCAGCATCGGGAAATGATCCAGCAGGTGATCGACCTGTTCGGGATCGCCGTGGACGACACGCTCGAGGTGATGCGTCCCGATCAGACGCTCGCGGGGCTCTCGGCGCGGTTGCTCGAGCGGATCGACGAGGCGCTCGCAAAATGGCAGCCCGAGTTCGTCCTGGCCCAAGGGGATACGACGACAGTGCTGTGCGCGACGTTGGCGAGCTTCTACCGCGGCATTCCCACGGGCCACGTCGAAGCGGGGCTGCGAACCGGGAATCTCCGTTCGCCGTTTCCCGAGGAAGCGAACCGCCGTCTGGTGAGCCGGATCGCCGATTTGCACTTTGCCCCCACTGCGGCGGCGCGCGATGCGCTGCTCGCCGAAGGGACCCCCGCTGATCGCGTCCTGCTGACCGGCAACACGGTGATCGACGCGCTGCACTTGGAACTGCAACGTCAGCAGCGCCCGGAAGCGGCTCGATCGCTGCAAAGCGAGCTATCGGAATTGGTCGGCGTCGGATTCGGCGCCCGGCCGTTGGTGCTCGTGACCGGCCACCGGCGGGAGAACATCGGCCGCGGGTTCGACGAGATTTGCACGGCGCTCGCCACGCTGGCCGCCCGGTTTCGCGACGTGCTGTGGGTCTACCCCGTGCACTTGAATCCGCGGGTGAAGGACGTCGTCCACGCCCGCCTGGGAGAGCTTGAGAACGTCCGGCTGATCGCGCCGCTTCCCTACTCGCAGTTCATCGCCCTGGCCGCGGCGAGTCGGCTGATTCTCACCGACTCGGGCGGAGTGCAGGAAGAAGCGCCGACGCTCGGCAAGCCGGTGCTCGTGATGCGCGACACGACCGAGCGCCCCGAGGGGGTTGCCGCAGGCGCCGTGCGCTTGGTCGGCGCCGAGGCCGCGACGATCATCGCCGCGACCAGCGAGCTGCTCGCCGACGAAGCGGCTTACCTCCGCATGACCGGCATCGCCAACCCCTACGGCGACGGCCGAGCGGCGGATCGGATCGCGGCGGCGGCGGCGGAGTTTCTGGCACGCTGA
- a CDS encoding class I SAM-dependent methyltransferase, which yields MPSSDRPSWQLPAGVPRGTWDYVHAPQIAEGYDAEFEFNTLFETDQRVLAEAFDRPGLVADLGCGTGRALVPLVRGGHRGLAIDLSLHMLRIVREKSATESLPIDCLLANLVELDAVRDASVDWAMCLFSTLGMIRGRANRRQALRHMRRILRPGGRLVLHVHNYWFNLRDPDGPWWLVKNVCTAPWSGAVEVGDKWFPYRGLPSMYLHVFRWRELAADLTAAGFRIERRLRLDAARRHELTRPWLFPALRTNGWIVVAG from the coding sequence ATGCCCTCTTCCGATCGACCTTCGTGGCAACTGCCGGCCGGGGTGCCGCGGGGGACTTGGGACTATGTCCACGCCCCGCAGATCGCCGAGGGTTACGACGCCGAATTCGAGTTCAACACGCTGTTCGAAACCGACCAGCGGGTGCTCGCCGAGGCGTTCGATCGACCGGGGCTCGTCGCCGATCTGGGCTGCGGCACCGGCCGAGCGCTCGTGCCGCTGGTGCGGGGCGGGCACCGTGGACTGGCGATCGATCTTTCGCTCCACATGTTGCGGATCGTCCGCGAGAAGTCCGCGACCGAGTCGCTTCCGATCGACTGTCTGCTGGCCAACCTCGTCGAACTCGACGCCGTGCGCGACGCCTCGGTCGATTGGGCGATGTGCTTGTTCAGCACGCTGGGAATGATCCGCGGCCGGGCGAACCGGCGACAGGCTCTGAGGCACATGCGCCGCATTCTGCGTCCCGGGGGGCGGCTGGTGCTGCACGTTCACAACTACTGGTTCAATCTCCGCGATCCCGACGGACCGTGGTGGTTGGTCAAAAACGTCTGCACCGCCCCGTGGTCGGGCGCCGTCGAGGTCGGCGACAAGTGGTTCCCCTACCGCGGCTTGCCGAGCATGTACCTCCACGTGTTTCGCTGGCGTGAACTGGCGGCCGACCTGACCGCCGCCGGCTTCCGCATCGAACGCCGTCTACGGCTCGACGCGGCCCGGCGGCATGAACTGACGCGCCCGTGGTTGTTTCCCGCCCTGCGAACGAACGGGTGGATCGTGGTCGCCGGCTGA
- a CDS encoding metallophosphoesterase: MSPIVVALAVVIALVGHGIFWFGVVNRIHSWAGPRPVVDGLTLGSFLAAATLPLATAWELWPGSRQLPELWATPATWAGWYAWGCLVIGAATLAVKPLLETRRYDPRVQRAHTSETTDVAAALGHRPLSGLRAEICDVFPWNEALTLSVDLRQLEIPRLPPELERLTIAHLSDLHMTGQIGLGFYEKVVEHVDALRPDVVAITGDIVEVEACWPWLAPTLGQLTAPLGVYFILGNHDEFVDPNQTRRILAEAGLVCLSGRTLRSEWNGVPVVLFGNESPWLPPAPDLATLAPRGEDPQFRLALLHTPDQFGWSERADVDLALAGHTHGGQVQLPLLGPIASPSRHGARYACGVFRRGATVLHVTRGVAGKTPLRWRCPPEIALLELTGPRSTKTAPAASDPRQSAPSR, translated from the coding sequence ATGTCGCCGATTGTCGTTGCGCTTGCCGTGGTGATTGCGCTGGTCGGTCACGGCATCTTCTGGTTCGGGGTCGTCAACCGCATCCATTCGTGGGCAGGGCCTCGGCCCGTCGTCGACGGGCTGACGCTGGGGAGTTTTCTGGCCGCAGCGACGTTGCCGCTGGCGACCGCGTGGGAGTTGTGGCCAGGCTCGCGGCAGTTGCCGGAACTCTGGGCTACGCCCGCGACCTGGGCCGGCTGGTACGCCTGGGGCTGCCTCGTGATCGGCGCCGCGACGTTGGCCGTGAAGCCGCTGTTGGAAACTCGCCGTTACGACCCGCGCGTCCAGCGGGCCCACACCAGCGAGACGACCGACGTCGCCGCCGCGCTGGGCCATCGTCCCTTGTCAGGCCTCAGGGCCGAGATTTGCGACGTCTTCCCCTGGAATGAGGCGTTGACGCTGTCGGTCGACCTCCGGCAGCTCGAGATCCCCCGGCTTCCCCCGGAGTTGGAACGGCTGACGATCGCCCACTTGAGCGATCTCCACATGACGGGCCAGATCGGGCTCGGCTTTTACGAGAAGGTCGTCGAGCATGTCGACGCCCTGCGCCCCGACGTGGTCGCCATCACTGGCGACATTGTCGAGGTCGAGGCATGCTGGCCGTGGCTGGCGCCGACTCTCGGCCAGTTGACCGCTCCCTTGGGGGTGTACTTCATCCTCGGGAACCACGACGAGTTCGTCGATCCGAACCAAACGCGGCGGATCCTCGCCGAGGCGGGGCTCGTATGCCTCAGCGGCCGCACGCTGCGATCCGAGTGGAACGGCGTCCCGGTCGTGCTGTTCGGGAACGAGTCTCCCTGGCTCCCCCCGGCGCCAGATCTGGCGACGCTCGCGCCGCGGGGCGAGGACCCGCAGTTTCGGCTTGCGCTGCTCCACACGCCCGACCAGTTCGGCTGGAGCGAGCGAGCCGACGTCGATCTGGCCCTGGCCGGTCACACGCACGGCGGCCAAGTGCAGTTGCCGCTGCTGGGACCGATCGCCAGCCCCAGTCGGCATGGCGCTCGGTACGCCTGCGGCGTCTTTCGCCGCGGGGCGACGGTGTTGCACGTCACTCGCGGCGTGGCCGGCAAGACGCCGCTGCGATGGCGCTGCCCGCCCGAAATCGCGCTCTTGGAACTTACAGGGCCCCGTTCGACGAAAACGGCTCCAGCAGCGTCCGACCCTCGTCAGTCCGCCCCGTCGCGTTGA
- a CDS encoding glycosyltransferase family 9 protein: MSALSLAPSAIPPGPNPRILIVRLSALGDVVHGLPVACALRDAFPDATIGWAVEGRHAEVVAGHAAVDHVIELKRGWLKSASAVLDLRRRLREHRFEIAVDLQCLTKSAVVAYLSGAKRRLGVAGTDGRELSKWFNNELTPVRAGHVVDHYLGILAPLGVTNPAVRFDLPERREDGALADRMVRAAGLSPRGFAVLNPGAGWGSKIWPADRYGALARWLQSEYALPSLAVWGPASERTMAEEIVATSGGAARLAPATTVAQLAAVTRRARLFVGSDTGPLHLAVAADVPSVSLHGPSRGEWCGAYGPTNAVVQAYYQDGTSRQRRTADNAAMRAISVNAVAAACQSVLEQARLRAAG, encoded by the coding sequence ATGTCCGCCCTCTCGCTTGCGCCGTCGGCGATTCCGCCGGGCCCGAATCCGCGAATTCTGATCGTCCGGCTCTCGGCCCTGGGGGACGTTGTCCACGGGCTCCCCGTCGCCTGCGCGCTGCGCGACGCCTTCCCCGATGCAACGATCGGTTGGGCCGTCGAAGGACGGCACGCCGAGGTCGTCGCGGGGCACGCGGCGGTCGATCACGTCATCGAACTGAAACGGGGCTGGCTTAAGAGCGCCTCGGCCGTGCTCGATCTGCGACGACGCCTCCGCGAGCACCGCTTCGAGATCGCCGTCGACCTGCAGTGCCTGACCAAGAGCGCCGTCGTCGCCTACCTCAGCGGCGCCAAGCGGCGGCTCGGGGTCGCCGGGACCGACGGACGCGAACTCAGCAAATGGTTCAACAACGAGCTGACCCCGGTCCGCGCCGGCCATGTCGTCGACCACTACTTGGGGATCTTGGCGCCGCTCGGCGTGACGAACCCCGCGGTGCGATTCGACTTGCCCGAACGACGCGAGGACGGCGCCCTGGCCGATCGCATGGTGCGAGCAGCCGGGTTGAGCCCCCGCGGATTCGCCGTGCTTAACCCAGGCGCCGGATGGGGTTCGAAGATCTGGCCCGCCGATCGATATGGCGCCTTGGCTCGGTGGCTGCAGAGCGAGTACGCCCTGCCGAGCCTCGCCGTGTGGGGACCGGCGTCAGAACGGACCATGGCCGAGGAAATCGTGGCGACCTCGGGAGGAGCGGCTCGACTCGCCCCGGCGACCACCGTCGCCCAGCTCGCTGCCGTCACGCGCCGAGCGCGGCTGTTCGTCGGATCCGACACGGGCCCCCTGCATCTGGCCGTCGCGGCGGACGTTCCCTCGGTCAGCCTCCACGGCCCCAGCCGCGGCGAATGGTGCGGAGCCTACGGCCCTACGAACGCCGTCGTGCAGGCCTACTACCAGGACGGCACGTCGCGCCAGCGCCGCACGGCCGACAACGCCGCAATGCGAGCGATCAGCGTCAATGCGGTCGCCGCTGCGTGCCAAAGCGTATTGGAACAGGCTCGGCTGCGAGCGGCAGGCTGA
- a CDS encoding RidA family protein, translating to MSSDVKITTSNRGDRRCASSGSKWEPIMGYSRAVRAGHVIAVTGSVGINADGTYAPSVGAQTARALEIIEAAIQALGGKLEQVIRTRMYVTDVSQWEEVAREHGRVFGDIRPATTIVEVARLIDDAALIEIEADAIVE from the coding sequence ATGTCCTCCGACGTCAAGATCACCACCTCCAACCGCGGCGATCGCCGCTGTGCGTCGAGCGGTTCCAAGTGGGAGCCGATCATGGGCTACAGCCGGGCCGTCCGAGCCGGACACGTGATCGCGGTGACCGGTTCGGTCGGGATCAACGCCGACGGGACCTACGCCCCGTCGGTCGGGGCGCAAACCGCCCGGGCCCTCGAAATCATCGAGGCGGCGATTCAAGCCCTCGGCGGCAAGCTCGAACAGGTCATCCGCACTCGCATGTACGTCACCGACGTCAGCCAGTGGGAAGAGGTCGCCCGCGAACACGGCCGCGTGTTCGGCGACATCCGCCCCGCGACGACGATCGTCGAAGTCGCCCGGTTGATCGACGATGCGGCCCTGATTGAGATCGAAGCCGACGCGATTGTGGAGTGA
- a CDS encoding class I SAM-dependent methyltransferase, translating to MHRPIADVVYPERRFGGYSLRDGTVEFYGRVQALLGETDRVLDVGCGRGKYHEDQCRYRRSLCTLQGPGRTVLGIDVDEAGVTNPLIDEFRLITDLDAWPVEDASIDLAVANSVVEHVERPEKFFAEMRRVLKPGGYLCVRTYNVWNYVGVAARLIPNRMHARVTAKAQDDRKEEDVFPTVYRCNTRRKLQRAMQAAGFDAYVYTYEAEPNYLSFSRVLYRIGAAVHAVMPPPFRWSLLGFGRAQ from the coding sequence GTGCATCGTCCCATCGCTGACGTCGTTTACCCCGAACGCCGATTCGGCGGCTACTCGCTTCGCGACGGGACGGTTGAGTTTTACGGGCGCGTGCAGGCCCTGCTTGGCGAGACGGACCGGGTTCTCGACGTCGGTTGCGGCCGCGGAAAATACCACGAGGACCAGTGCCGCTATCGGCGCTCGTTGTGCACGTTGCAAGGTCCCGGTCGCACCGTGCTGGGGATCGACGTCGACGAGGCGGGCGTCACGAATCCTCTGATCGACGAGTTTCGTTTGATCACGGATCTTGACGCGTGGCCAGTCGAAGATGCTTCGATCGACTTGGCGGTCGCGAATTCGGTCGTTGAACACGTCGAGCGTCCGGAGAAGTTCTTCGCCGAAATGCGTCGCGTCCTCAAGCCGGGCGGATACTTGTGCGTCCGAACGTACAACGTTTGGAACTACGTCGGCGTTGCGGCTCGGCTCATCCCGAACCGGATGCATGCGCGCGTCACCGCCAAGGCGCAGGACGACCGCAAGGAGGAGGACGTGTTCCCGACCGTGTATCGTTGCAACACCCGGCGCAAATTGCAGCGGGCCATGCAAGCCGCGGGATTCGACGCGTACGTCTACACCTATGAAGCGGAGCCGAACTACTTAAGCTTCTCGCGCGTGCTGTATCGCATCGGCGCCGCGGTGCATGCGGTCATGCCGCCCCCGTTTCGTTGGTCGCTGTTGGGCTTTGGTCGGGCCCAATAA
- a CDS encoding tetratricopeptide repeat protein: protein MSTVAPPLARRPWIVGPWWDLAYLVVTPLAIVPVVLILVRQWLTPEQVSLAVIAFASLGHHLPGFMRAYGDQELFARFRRRFLLAPPLLLAGALLFTPPTVVRNALGISWTHLHGLELILLVWGTWHGLMQTFGFMRIYDIRRGVNDRWTARLDHWLCLAIFVCGVVFSDARVYGVANGMMQAGLPEFGPESLAAMRIAVAGASAIVALLYVANLIATVRRGDGVNWIKLLLAAMTGWFYWYCGRLSTNLIIGIAMFEIYHAVQYDAIVWIYNRRLLARAGERFGPLGFLFRDRWTTLSLYLAAIAAYSAARLISVDTADYVFRGGPDVHQWLVALFATSTLLHFYYDGFIWKVSERRTQENLVDDPRSIHAFEHLVPGLKHAAKWSLLTAAAAWFIVAEIRMPQTDEVERDRRRLAALWRLVPDLPELQLVASRARLEDGAAAEAIALAREAVALRPESHEAKGDLAYALMSDRQYAEARPLLAAARAAEPRRWRYATDLGITLAALGEPASAERQLRTGVALAPAELEPRMRLAEFLLAHGQPAAAVEQLEAASRLGDDDPTTQIVLGAALSAAGAYDRAAETLQAAATASPDSVDANYQLGLLRLRQNQPNRAVAPLRRAVALAPDDFASRMQLGDAFFALGKWQLALDAYLEAAAIDPDSADALLNMGSALVQTGRLAEAEEAYRRGLELAPESKPLRYNLGMLLNATGRTDEGRTLLEPFSSNGAL from the coding sequence ATGTCGACCGTCGCCCCCCCGCTCGCTCGTCGCCCGTGGATCGTCGGCCCCTGGTGGGATCTGGCGTATCTGGTCGTAACGCCGTTGGCGATCGTGCCGGTCGTGCTGATTCTCGTGCGGCAGTGGCTGACCCCCGAGCAAGTCTCGCTCGCAGTCATCGCGTTCGCGTCGTTGGGACATCACCTGCCCGGGTTCATGCGAGCCTACGGCGACCAGGAGCTGTTCGCCCGCTTTCGCCGGCGGTTTCTGCTCGCGCCGCCGCTCTTGTTGGCCGGGGCGCTGTTGTTCACTCCCCCCACGGTGGTGCGCAATGCGCTGGGGATCTCGTGGACGCACCTGCACGGGCTCGAGTTGATCTTGCTCGTGTGGGGGACGTGGCACGGACTGATGCAGACGTTCGGCTTCATGCGGATCTACGACATTCGCCGCGGCGTCAACGACCGCTGGACGGCGCGACTCGACCACTGGCTCTGCCTGGCGATCTTCGTCTGCGGCGTCGTGTTCAGCGACGCGCGGGTCTACGGCGTCGCCAACGGGATGATGCAAGCAGGACTGCCGGAATTCGGGCCCGAGTCGCTCGCCGCCATGCGCATCGCGGTCGCCGGGGCCAGTGCGATCGTCGCCCTCCTCTACGTCGCCAACCTGATCGCCACGGTCCGTCGCGGCGACGGGGTGAATTGGATCAAGCTGTTGTTGGCGGCGATGACCGGCTGGTTCTATTGGTACTGCGGGCGGTTGTCGACGAATCTCATCATCGGCATCGCGATGTTCGAGATCTATCACGCCGTCCAGTACGACGCGATCGTGTGGATTTACAACCGCCGGCTCCTGGCGCGCGCGGGCGAGCGATTCGGCCCTTTGGGCTTTCTGTTCCGCGATCGGTGGACGACGCTCAGTCTCTATTTGGCGGCGATTGCCGCGTACAGCGCCGCTCGCCTCATCTCTGTCGACACGGCCGACTACGTGTTCCGCGGCGGGCCGGACGTGCACCAGTGGCTGGTGGCGCTCTTCGCCACGTCGACGCTGTTGCACTTTTACTACGACGGATTCATCTGGAAGGTCAGCGAGCGACGCACGCAGGAAAACCTCGTCGACGACCCGAGATCGATTCACGCGTTCGAGCATCTTGTGCCAGGGCTCAAGCACGCGGCCAAGTGGAGCCTGCTGACGGCGGCGGCCGCGTGGTTCATCGTCGCTGAGATCCGTATGCCGCAGACCGACGAAGTCGAGCGCGATCGCCGGCGACTGGCCGCGCTCTGGCGACTCGTTCCCGATTTGCCCGAGTTGCAGCTTGTCGCCAGTCGTGCCCGACTGGAAGACGGCGCCGCCGCCGAGGCGATCGCGCTCGCCCGCGAGGCCGTGGCGTTGCGCCCCGAGTCGCACGAGGCGAAGGGGGACTTGGCCTACGCGTTGATGTCCGATCGCCAGTACGCAGAAGCGCGCCCGCTGTTGGCGGCGGCCCGCGCCGCCGAGCCGCGCCGTTGGCGGTACGCCACCGATTTGGGGATCACGCTCGCAGCATTGGGCGAACCTGCGTCGGCCGAGCGTCAATTGCGCACCGGCGTCGCGCTGGCTCCCGCCGAGTTGGAACCGCGGATGCGGTTGGCCGAGTTCCTGCTGGCTCACGGTCAGCCCGCTGCGGCCGTTGAGCAGTTGGAGGCCGCGAGCCGACTCGGGGACGACGATCCGACGACGCAAATCGTGCTGGGCGCCGCGCTGTCGGCGGCCGGCGCCTACGACCGCGCGGCTGAGACGCTGCAGGCCGCCGCGACGGCGAGCCCCGACTCCGTGGACGCGAATTATCAGCTCGGGCTCTTGCGGTTGCGGCAGAACCAGCCAAACCGGGCCGTGGCCCCGCTCAGACGGGCGGTCGCCCTGGCCCCCGATGACTTCGCCAGCCGCATGCAGCTAGGCGATGCGTTCTTCGCCCTCGGCAAGTGGCAGCTTGCGCTGGACGCCTATCTCGAAGCCGCGGCGATCGACCCCGACAGCGCCGACGCGCTGCTGAACATGGGGAGCGCGCTTGTGCAGACCGGCCGACTCGCCGAGGCCGAGGAGGCGTACCGCCGCGGGTTGGAGTTGGCGCCGGAGTCCAAGCCGCTGCGCTACAACCTGGGGATGTTGCTCAACGCGACGGGGCGGACTGACGAGGGTCGGACGCTGCTGGAGCCGTTTTCGTCGAACGGGGCCCTGTAA
- a CDS encoding heparinase II/III family protein yields MNRSLRRFAAVAALILGPLAGAIFVAPPCTSATVDRETFPPQASLADVRQLVDACPPTHPRLFASGAELAQLRESSQSDPLRRRLADAVIRYADEVLAAKPVVHRLRGKRLLHESQLCLGRVLALATAYHLSGEQRYVDRCRDEMLAAARFSDWNPSHFLDTAEMTLALAVGYDWLYDRLDEESRRELRTAIVDKGVKLALDSRHNGWTRLANNWGQVCHAGMTAGALAVCEDEPELAARTVHNALRNVVPAMEQFAPHGGYPEGPHYWGYGASFNALLIDALESALKTDFALSAAPGFAETGGFLALACGPTGEFYNYSDSGDRHFPEPILAWFAQRFDRGDWLRGERRRWEDLLAESQLGRAAPLRLAPLMLLWRVDDPGGEETSLPLHWNSGGKVPVSLHRSSWTDPRATFVGIKGGSPSDSHGHMDAGAFVLEADGVRWAVELGREEYFPIESRGMNLWSSAQDSDRWRIFRLSNFGHGTLVVDDQMQHAAGRATLANFSADPRRPGTILDLTGVYRDQLASARRGVALLPSREVVVQDELSGLRPGSRVRWGMITRAEPHELGADRVELRQEGETLSLRLLMPAGATWDAIDVSQPRNEWDSPNQGVRMIVAEVLAPANGRLTIAVTATPGSCPSSAADQASVIPLAEWPLQ; encoded by the coding sequence ATGAATCGCTCCCTACGCCGCTTCGCCGCCGTTGCCGCCCTGATCCTGGGGCCCTTGGCGGGAGCGATCTTCGTGGCGCCCCCCTGCACGTCGGCGACCGTCGACCGCGAAACGTTCCCCCCGCAGGCCTCGCTCGCCGACGTGCGGCAGTTGGTGGACGCCTGCCCGCCGACGCACCCCCGCTTGTTCGCCAGCGGCGCCGAACTGGCTCAATTGCGCGAATCGTCGCAGAGCGACCCGTTGCGACGCCGACTCGCCGACGCGGTCATTCGGTACGCCGACGAGGTGCTGGCGGCAAAGCCGGTCGTGCATCGCTTGCGGGGGAAGCGTTTGCTCCACGAGTCGCAGTTGTGCTTGGGCCGCGTGCTGGCGTTGGCGACGGCATACCATCTCAGCGGCGAGCAGCGGTACGTCGACCGGTGCCGCGACGAGATGCTCGCCGCGGCCCGATTCAGCGACTGGAACCCGTCTCACTTTCTCGATACGGCCGAAATGACTCTGGCGTTGGCCGTGGGGTACGACTGGCTCTACGACCGCCTCGACGAAGAGTCGCGACGCGAGTTACGCACCGCGATCGTCGACAAAGGGGTGAAGCTTGCGTTGGACTCGCGGCACAACGGCTGGACCCGATTGGCGAATAACTGGGGCCAAGTGTGCCACGCGGGGATGACGGCGGGCGCCCTGGCGGTCTGCGAAGACGAACCCGAGCTGGCGGCCCGCACCGTGCACAACGCCCTTCGGAACGTCGTGCCGGCGATGGAGCAATTCGCCCCCCACGGCGGTTACCCCGAGGGGCCCCATTACTGGGGCTACGGGGCGAGCTTCAACGCGCTGTTGATTGACGCGCTGGAAAGCGCCTTGAAGACGGATTTCGCATTGTCGGCCGCTCCCGGCTTCGCCGAGACAGGAGGCTTCCTGGCGCTTGCCTGCGGCCCGACGGGCGAGTTCTACAACTATTCCGACAGCGGCGATCGCCACTTCCCCGAGCCGATCCTCGCGTGGTTTGCTCAGCGCTTCGACCGAGGCGACTGGCTGCGCGGGGAACGACGCCGGTGGGAGGATCTGCTTGCCGAGTCGCAACTAGGCCGCGCGGCGCCGCTGCGACTGGCGCCCTTGATGCTGCTGTGGCGGGTCGACGACCCAGGCGGCGAGGAGACGTCGCTGCCGCTCCACTGGAACAGCGGCGGGAAGGTCCCCGTCTCGCTCCACCGCAGCAGTTGGACCGACCCGCGGGCGACCTTCGTCGGGATCAAGGGGGGCTCGCCGTCGGACAGTCACGGGCATATGGACGCAGGCGCGTTCGTGCTCGAGGCCGACGGAGTCCGCTGGGCGGTCGAGTTGGGGCGCGAAGAGTACTTCCCGATCGAGTCGCGCGGCATGAACCTATGGAGCAGCGCCCAGGATTCCGATCGCTGGAGGATCTTTCGGCTGAGCAACTTCGGGCACGGCACGCTGGTCGTCGACGACCAAATGCAGCACGCCGCCGGACGTGCGACGCTGGCGAACTTCTCGGCCGATCCGCGACGCCCTGGCACGATCCTCGATCTGACCGGCGTGTATCGCGACCAACTCGCCTCGGCCCGTCGCGGGGTCGCGCTGCTGCCGTCGCGGGAAGTCGTCGTCCAGGACGAGCTCTCGGGGTTGCGTCCCGGCAGCCGCGTCCGGTGGGGGATGATCACCCGCGCCGAGCCGCACGAGTTGGGCGCCGACCGCGTCGAGCTGCGCCAGGAGGGCGAGACCCTCTCGTTGCGACTTCTCATGCCCGCAGGGGCGACCTGGGACGCAATCGACGTCTCGCAGCCCCGCAACGAGTGGGATTCTCCCAATCAGGGGGTCCGAATGATCGTGGCCGAAGTCTTGGCGCCAGCGAACGGGCGGTTGACGATCGCCGTCACGGCGACCCCTGGGTCTTGCCCGAGTTCGGCGGCCGACCAGGCGTCAGTGATCCCCCTTGCCGAATGGCCGCTGCAGTAG